The nucleotide window CTAAACATAAAAGGAATGTTTCAAAATCCTCACTACAGTCCAAAATTACAAAAAATCGCATGGAAAAAATTTATCGAAATGCTCAAATACAAAGCCGAAATATACGGAAAAACACTAAGACAAATCAGCAGATGGTACCCATCAAGCAAAACATGTGGCAACTGCGGATACTACAACAAAGACCTAAAATATGAAACAGAATGGAAATGCCCACAATGCCAAAAAATACATGACCGAGACATAAACGCAGCTAAAAACATTCGAAAACAAGGATTAAAAGATTTAATCGATGAAACAATGAACCTCTGGAGCAGGGGGGATAGCACGGTAATTCTACTCTCGTGGGAGAGTATCAGCCCGTGAAGTAAGAATCCTCGACTTCTCCAAAGTCGAGGTAGTTCAATCTAAACCATTTTCAGAAACAATAGGTTGGTTGTTAACGAGGTCCCACATGCTCATACCGTCAGATTGTCCTCCTCTGATTATACCGTTGTCATCATACCAAACATTGAACTCTTCATCGTAGTATAAGTTAGGTCCTGGTCCTTCAGAAAGGCTTGAACCAGATGATGAATTGGATGATGTAGTTTTCTCATTATATTTTACAGTACTTGCAGTGGAATTTCCAGATACCTTTTCGGTTTCTGAAGTAGTTCCTTGTTCAATAGTTATGGTTTGGTTTGCTTTGCATCCGTTGTATTTATCGTTACCGCCATAGGTCACGGTAACTTCATGATTACCAGCAGCTTCATTGTTTAATACAAGTCCGCCTTTACCGTTATTGTCGGTTTTAATTGAGAAGTTTTGTTTTTGACCATTATCCTCAAAAGTAATGTTTATTCGTTGATCTGCAATTGCTTTTCCTTGAGAATCTTTAAGTTCAAATTGCACCATTTCTCCGTTTTTTAAGTGTGAGTTACTTAAGAAATTGATTTGTGTATTTTGTTTATTACCATCTGCAGCAGCGGATGTTTGTGCGAATGCAATTCCTCCAGCAACAGCAATGATGATAATAGCTAAAATAGCAATAATTATATTTCTATTCATTTTAATATCACCTATATTTTACATTATTTATATGTGATATATTAAATTTTCTAGGTCATGAACTATTTTGAAGTTTAATGAAATAGAAGTAATATTAATTCTGTTATATAATTGAAACATTTTAAATATTTTCAGTTACATATTTTAAACTAATAGGAGACTAGATTATGAAGGTTTTAGTTGTTGGAACTGGTGCTCGTGAACATGCTATCGCTGATGCCTTAAAGGATGATGTGGAATTATATTGTTACATGAGTAAGATTAACCCTGGTATGTCCAAAATCGCTGAGTTTAAACAAGGTGATGAGGGAGAAGTTGAAAAAGTAGCTGAATATGCAGTTGAAAATGACATTGATATTGCATTTATTGGTCCAGAAGCTCCACTCGGAAAAGGAATCGTTGATGAGCTTCAAAAAAATGGAATCAAATGTGTTGGACCGACACAAAGTGCAGCTAGAATTGAAACTGATAAGTCATTTATGAGAAAACTCTTTGAAGACTATAAAATCGAAGGATCTTTAGTTTACAAAGTATTTGATAATTCTGATGATGTTTCTGCATTTTTAGATGAATTTGACCGTGATGTTGTAGTAAAACCGGTTGGATTAACTGGCGGTAAAGGAGTAAAAATTGTAGGTGACCATCTTAAAGACAATGAAGAAGCAAAGGAATATTCCTGCGAAGTAATTGATAATGTAATGGGTGGATTTGCTCAAGTAATTATTGAAGAAAGATTGATAGGTGAAGAATTCACTATCCAAGCATTTTGTGATGGAGAACACTTGGCCCCAATGCCTGCAGCACAGGACCATCCTCACGCATTCGAAGGAGATGTCGGTGCAATCACCGGAGGAATGGGATCTTATTCTGATGTTGGTGGATTATTGCCATTCTTAAGCCAAGAAAATTATGATGCTGCCGTTGAAATTATGCAAGAAACCTTAAAAGCTATTGCTGAGGAAGCAGAACCATATAAAGGAATCCTATATGGTCAATTCATGTTAACTGCTGATGGGCCAAAACTCATTGAGTACAATGCCAGATTTGGAGATCCTGAAGCAATGAATGTATTGCCTCTTTTAAAAACTCCATTGGTCGATGTTTGTCAGGCTGTTGTCGACGGTACTTTGGATAATGTAGAATTTGAAGACAAGGCTAGCGTGTGCAAATATATTGTGCCAGATGGATATCCTGAAACTCAATATGCTGGAGAACTGATTGAAGTGGATGAGAAAGCTATTGAAGAAATGGGTGCCAAAGTATTCTATGCTGCAGTTTCCCAGGAAGATGATGGAATTCATTTGTCTGGTTCAAGGGCGTTAGGTATTGTAGCTAGTGGCGAATCAATTGAGGAAGCTGAAAAAGTAGCTGAAAAGGCATGTGAGTTTGTTAAAGGTAATGTTTACCACAGAAGAGATGTTGGTACTCAGGATCTTGTCAACAAACGTGTTGAACATATGAAAGAAATTTTAAACTAAATTTCTTTTTACTCTTTTTTTGGATTTGGTGGTATTATCAAAAAGGATGATGAATACGAAGAATTTCATGATTATGAAAGTTTAAGAAATTATTTCAACACTCAACTTTTAGATATAGCTGAAGACTTAGATGAAGAAGATGTCGAAAAAATCAGAAACTTTAGAGCTTATTTTCAAGAAAAATACTTAACT belongs to uncultured Methanobrevibacter sp. and includes:
- a CDS encoding transposase, which codes for YQKRLSRQKNNSNRYKKTLKTYWKWIDQKKNKINDYYHKITTKIVKKYDIIILEDLNIKGMFQNPHYSPKLQKIAWKKFIEMLKYKAEIYGKTLRQISRWYPSSKTCGNCGYYNKDLKYETEWKCPQCQKIHDRDINAAKNIRKQGLKDLIDETMNLWSRGDSTVILLSWESISP
- a CDS encoding Ig-like domain-containing protein yields the protein MNRNIIIAILAIIIIAVAGGIAFAQTSAAADGNKQNTQINFLSNSHLKNGEMVQFELKDSQGKAIADQRINITFEDNGQKQNFSIKTDNNGKGGLVLNNEAAGNHEVTVTYGGNDKYNGCKANQTITIEQGTTSETEKVSGNSTASTVKYNEKTTSSNSSSGSSLSEGPGPNLYYDEEFNVWYDDNGIIRGGQSDGMSMWDLVNNQPIVSENGLD
- the purD gene encoding phosphoribosylamine--glycine ligase; its protein translation is MKVLVVGTGAREHAIADALKDDVELYCYMSKINPGMSKIAEFKQGDEGEVEKVAEYAVENDIDIAFIGPEAPLGKGIVDELQKNGIKCVGPTQSAARIETDKSFMRKLFEDYKIEGSLVYKVFDNSDDVSAFLDEFDRDVVVKPVGLTGGKGVKIVGDHLKDNEEAKEYSCEVIDNVMGGFAQVIIEERLIGEEFTIQAFCDGEHLAPMPAAQDHPHAFEGDVGAITGGMGSYSDVGGLLPFLSQENYDAAVEIMQETLKAIAEEAEPYKGILYGQFMLTADGPKLIEYNARFGDPEAMNVLPLLKTPLVDVCQAVVDGTLDNVEFEDKASVCKYIVPDGYPETQYAGELIEVDEKAIEEMGAKVFYAAVSQEDDGIHLSGSRALGIVASGESIEEAEKVAEKACEFVKGNVYHRRDVGTQDLVNKRVEHMKEILN